The genomic stretch CCTTTTGGAGTATTAGAAGAAGAATTTAATATCATGGGTGATCCGGTTCCGATAAGAGAGACTATGGTTCCTAAGCACATAGTCAATCCAAGCATCCAAAGGCCAAGAATTCAAGCTAATAACTTTGAAATCAAAAATGCCTTGCTCAACCTTGTTCAAGACAACCAATTTGGAGGAGGTCCCTTGGACAACCCAAATGATCATATAAATGACTTCCTTGAAAATTGTGGTATGTACAAGTCAAATGGGGTCTCCGATGATGCGGTTCGCCTTAGGTTGTTTCCCCGTTCACTTAGGGGTTCAGCCAAGGATTGGTTGAAGAATTGTGACCCGGATTCCTTCAAGACTTGGGATGAGTTGGCTTCGgcatttttgaacaaatatttccCACCCTCAAGAACGGCCAAGGTCAAGAGTGAACTACAAAGCTTCACTCAAGAAGAGGATGAGAccttatatgaggcatgggaatGGTATAAGAAGCTCCAACGGTTATGCCCCCACCATGGCATCTCCGAGGCCGAGCTAGTGAACAATTTTTACAAAGGGTTGACCCAATACCTTCGGCTTTCATTAGATGAAGGGTCGGAAAAAGGTGCCTTAGACATTTTGGGGCATAAAGCGGCGAAGGAGCTAATTGAGGAGATGGCTTCACGAACTATGAAGTGGGGAAGTGATAGGCAATTGGGAAAGGGCAAAAGCAAGGACTCTAATGCGGTATTGAATGTGGAGGTTAAGGGAATGCTAGATGAACTCACCCAACAAGTTGCTTTGCTAAATTCAAAACCTCCAAGCTCCGATATGAGGCAAGTCTTGTCTTGTGAGTTGTGTAGGGAACAAGGGCATACTCCCATTGGGCGTCCCTTGATTGCACCCCTCCAAGAGGAATGCTATGAGCAAGCAAATAGAGTTTGGGAGTCCTTAAGTGCAAGGTAAGGgttcaataataacaacaacaaccaatttggCAATGGAAAAAGAACTCATCCTTTCTTGTATTATGCTTCACAAAACATTCAAAACCCAACCACTTCCCAACCTCAACAACAAAGGTTCAATCAAAACTCTCAATTCCAAAGGCAAATCCCACCCGGTTTCCAAGGAAAAAAATTTGTCACCCAAAACTAACAACCATATGGGGGTTTTAAGGGACAAaacttcaatcaacaacaaaaccAAAATTTCCAACACCAAAACCAAAACTTCCAAACCCCTCCAAAACCTTCTTGGGAACAAGCCTTTGAACAATTGGTGATTGCAAACCAAAAATACGACTCAAAGCTTGATAACCACATTACCTCACAAAACCGGGTTAATGATGAAATACGGGCATCCCAAAAGGCTACGGAAACTCATGTAGCCCAAATTTCCCAACAATTGAGTCAATTGGCTCAAAATTCGGGAAAGTTTCCGGGTAATACGGTTAACCCAAGGGAGGTGAATGCGGTATTTTTGAGGAGTGGGAAGCAATTGGAGGAGGTTGAGAAATCTCCTAAGTGGAAGAGGAAAAGGGTGTCTAGTGAAATCGTGAAAGAGCACCCGGTTGAAGTAGTGGAAGAAGGGGAGATTAGGGTGGAGAAGTCTAAGGAGGTGGAGATGGTTGATCATCCAAAGCAAGACAGACGAGAAACAGTACGAGTAGATGTAGGAAGTAgtattttagatctagttttccataaaatcaaaataaTCTCGTTTAATTAGCTACTAATTATGGTTCACAAGTTTTGTATGAAGATCTCATTTCCATTTAATTACAAGTTGGTATAAATTTCTTCtctccctttctcttattgtttatttaattattgttatgttTTACTTAGTTTAgtctttttaattaattaaagttgTAGTCTTTATTACTCTTAACTTGTTTAGTGTTAATTTATTAATGTTTGCTCACTAGATTAGTTAAAGTCTCAATCTTTATCACTTTATTTTGTCTAATACCATGTTTAGAATAATTATAAATGTATTTAGTTTTAGATTAgtaatgattagtgagtagtatttTCACTAGGGTGCGATTAAAACTCTAACATGAGTAATTTATCTAATTGAGTTCATTAAATTAGTTGTTGAGGAGAGATTGTTGGGTTTAAACAAAGGAATTGAATTGTTGTGTCTATTTGGGAGTAATTGTCGGTTTTGACCATTCTCCACCAacgggagttggttaggttgggatTGATTACATTACCCCTTTTTGGTCGTGTGTCGACTTGggttgagcccgggagggagaacCCAAGTGGGGTGCCTTTGTTTTTTTGGTTTTAAGTTCACCTTCGGGAGAAGGGTAGGGATGACCGGGAGTTTATCGCGGGCTTTAGCCCTTCGATCTTGATGAGAGGTGAGTGGAGTGGGCCCACTTTGGTGAGCCTTAAGTCTTGAGTCGGGGGAAATcgagtcatgagcccgggagggagttgattcggtatcactagtgtcccaccatgagcccgggagggagttggtgGGCGAATTAGAGGCGTCTCCACCTATTACACTTCCCCCTTGACAACTAGTTGAAGGAACTCATGATTTATTACGAATGTCGGTGGTTTAGTCGCGCCCTACGTCCTTAATTAATTTGAGTAAATCGTATTTGATAGCTTGCTTTCTCATTCTatattttaattagtttaatttatttcttgttatttagtttagtcctTTAGATAATAATTCATCCTTGTTTTATCTGACTTAGCTAAgcattagaatttagacaattagtaatcacccttgctccttgtggttcgacctcgactaccctactacattagttgagttaattatttgattgggggagtgcgacaaaccccactatcaaggatggtagttggttatgtatggagttggtgtcgtgagagatatatatgtggtagatacgatatcgtgagtcatgttgtggaagtaaacatagttggtggagtgggtgttaagagttcatgttttatgtttggtcgagttcttgagtcttagtatgttgttgtgtcttggtcgagttagtatggttgtttttaggtatgggttgatcttcggagacgaagttctttttaaggagggaagactgtaatactacggttttatgagtctctaggtactctatcgagtaggccttactctgtcgagtaagggtgagttgcgtttttaaaatagtttctgacctgttgggtactcgatcgagtaacgttgatactcgatcgagtaagggggcactcgatcgagtacctcagctactcgatcgagtagccggtttacgggggatgatttctcggtttttgttaataatgcgattaagtatataattacttccgtcacttttctttaaacacttttacaacctaattactttcaaaagagaaatcaaactacgttcttcgcatcaatcgcattgttggcaaatcccggagcgtggaaggtcggattttacctttctttataccattgtgatccttgcgtcgagggtaagatctacgtaccgtttttatagtatttagtcaaagttggttaaaccctaatattgggatttgggggttttgttgtattttgtgattggtagtgattatatgtttttttttttttttttttttggtgaaatgtgagattATATTAAATCAAGAAAGCTGTCTAATTACAAGAGAGTATCAAGCTACTGTAACTAACAAAGCCTTATCTAACCAGACAAATATGCAACTACATATATCCCCTGGACAAGCCACTAGCTCACTCCTAGGACACCCCATCTTTCCAACAATATCTTCTCATTACTCGAGACAGGCTGCGTGATTTTCCTTCTGATTCTATTCTTTACTTCCTCAATGATAATAGCAGCTACTTTCTCTGGTCTAAGTAGCACCTGCTTCATTCTGGCACCATTTCTTTGCATCCATACCTGATAATAACAGGCAGTTACCATCAGGCAATGAACTTTCTGCTTTAGGTTTCCTTTAGGTGATAGCATTCCCATGCTCCTGTTAGTCTGCAGTGGGAAGCCACACCAGCTCTCCATCTGAAGTAGCACCTTCTGACTGTAGCTGCAATCAAAAAATAAATGTGCCTGTGTCTCAACATCATTGCCACAGATCAAGCAACAGTCATTAGTACAGTACCCTATTTTGCATAGCTTCTCCTTCACATTCAGTCCATTATTCATAATAATCCAAGCAATAATGGAATGCTTGGGTATGTTCCATTTGTTCCAAACCAGAGATACCCAGTCTTGCTTAGGCTGTTGCAACCTAAGCCAATCATAACCACTTCTTATGGAATACCCTTTAGCATCAGCAGTCCATTGTCCATCAGAGTATCCATTTTTCATCAGTTCTTTAACTTTGCATATGTTTTTCCACGACCAAGCAGCATCAGCAGGAGGGACATACTCATGCCAGTCCCTTCCTTTTAAATATATTTGGTTGATCCATCTTATCCACAGTCTATCCGCTTTCCCATAAATCCAGTCCACCAGTTTGGCCACTGTTGCATAATTCCATGTCTGTGCCTTCTTAATTCCCAGACCTCCCTCTTCTTTAGGCAATGTTACCTTATCCCAAGCAATCAATGGGACCCTGTGATACTCAGTATTGCCATCCCAGAGATAATTTCTGCAAATGCTCTCAATTCTCTTGATAATGCTTTTTGGCAGCAGAAAAATACTAGCCCAATAAGAGTAGAGAGTATTCAGAACTGAGTTGATGAGTACTACCCTACCTGCATAGGAAAGCTTCCTTGCCCCAAGACTTCTAATTCTTCCCACCATCTTCTCTGCTATGGTATTGCACTCAGTTTTAGTCAGTCTACCAGCTTTGATAGGGACTCCAAGATATCTGAAAGGCATAGCTCCCTCCACAAAACCTGTAGCCTGTTGTATGTCCTCTTTAAGCTGCTGCCCAACTCCATTATAATAGACCTCTGATTTAGAGCTGTTCATAGACAGTCCAGAAGCTCTAGAAAAGGAAGAGAAAGCCCTGAGTAGCAGCATAATAGACTCAGCATTGCCCTTGCAAAAcaagtgattatatgtttgtatgttaggaggaggattcgtagaagaagtcttttgatatcagttgtgagaccgtctgattgtgttgctttccaggtagggtgtccctactcagtattagtctcataatgtgttggtgatgatttgtgattgttgattattgttatatgagtattgtgatggttgttggttttgattgctgttaaatggttgtgattgtttgtctctggttctcgagatgcgttctcggctgagtggagtcacttgtgggagtggcttcacgccctagtttcgtcctccgtggaacccgccacgggaggggatgtgcacattaatgggacagggttatcgctcggtatgatgagcggggcttaggtgggaatggatgcggtcccccactggcagggctggtccagtggacagtcggtgacggaaattgatttgagtgggtgtgattgtgtgtgtgaccgtttgagctgcttgtttactgtgttgttggttatataaattgtgtgattagtactgaccccgtttgatgttttaaaaactgtggtgatccattcgggggtggtgagaagttattgagcaggtatgatatgacgcgtataggatagctgggatgagtcatcacgttgcagttagaagtcttccgctgtgtcagacgatgttttatagctttgatagttttagtagtagaccgtctgagagtcttgtatttctttttatcagttttggagttggtatgtaatcactttaaacattatttacttttaagtatgtttcgttattgtcttatgattatcattacctcggaaaaccgagatggtagcacttccatgccttaagtggtcctggtaaggcacctggagtatggaggtgttacactaTGCTTCCTAGAGTTACATTATTTGGAAGTTGGAATGATAGTATTATTTGAAGGGGCATCATTGTGTGTTGCTGTTACTTTTTTAGTGGTTAGAGTTACATTTTTTTTGCTGAAATTACGTTTTTGTGTTTGTCTGGTTTAAATTACACTATCTACTATCAAAGTTATACTTTTTGTAATTAGAATTACCCTTTTAAGTTGAGTGTTATTTGccattttttaatttttgtttgaaTCCATTTTTTGATGTTGAACTTCAAATTAGTATTTTTCCCGAAATTACATTTTGGAGGAGACATTAGACTTATTTATTCAAATTTCGTAACGCGTCGCTATTGTTCATCCCCAGTGGAGGTTACAGTGCAGGATGCGACCAAAAAGTCATTCGACTTACCACTTACTTTTTGGTCTACTGCTGAAGTAGATGAGGCCTTTCGTTGGGGTGCGGTTCAAGAGAAAGGGCAGTCTGAACCTGGTGAGGTTGCAACAGCAGACCCTGGAAAAGTGAATGTCGTGACTGATGAGTTATTGGGAAATGAAGACGAGGATATTCCTGAAGATAATGATGCAGCAAATAATCTGGTTGTTGTTGGAAAGCATGTGGTGGATGATTTGGTGGAGAATGTGGTGGACAATGCGGTTGAGACTGCGACTGAGGACATGGCAGTGAAGGATCATGGAGGTAATCAGTTATAGTTTTGATATGCAGTTCCTTTTTGAGTGGTTAGAGTTTCagttctgttagaattacactttctaACAGAACtttttgaaattacactttttgttgttacaattacacttttcgtTGTTTGAATTACAGTTTTTAccattacactttatttgttaaaataacacttttgatttttaaaattacactttttgttgttagaattacagtttcagttattagaattatactttttaccaTTACAGTTACATTTATTTATATAGTACTGAAATAACACTTTTGGTTGTTACAATTACAGTTTTGgttgttagaattacagtttttatcattacactttatttgttgttagaattacagtttctgttattagaattatactttttagcattacagttacacttatttatatagtactgaaattacacttttgctatttaaaattatacttttgtctgctagaattatactttttaatatTACAGTTTCACTTATTTATATAGTCTGGTTGAAGTGACACTTTCGTTCCAtaaagtgttttttttttgtatttagaattacacttttaaatTTACTAAGAGTCACTATTGTTCAACTGCAGTTGAAGTTAACGTGCAGGATTCGCCCGTAAAGTCACTCGAGTTTACATGCACTGTATATCCCACTGCAGAGT from Silene latifolia isolate original U9 population chromosome 2, ASM4854445v1, whole genome shotgun sequence encodes the following:
- the LOC141640826 gene encoding uncharacterized protein LOC141640826, translating into MLLLRAFSSFSRASGLSMNSSKSEVYYNGVGQQLKEDIQQATGFVEGAMPFRYLGVPIKAGRLTKTECNTIAEKMVGRIRSLGARKLSYAGRVVLINSVLNTLYSYWASIFLLPKSIIKRIESICRNYLWDGNTEYHRVPLIAWDKVTLPKEEGGLGIKKAQTWNYATVAKLVDWIYGKADRLWIRWINQIYLKGRDWHEYVPPADAAWSWKNICKVKELMKNGYSDGQWTADAKGYSIRSGYDWLRLQQPKQDWVSLVWNKWNIPKHSIIAWIIMNNGLNVKEKLCKIGYCTNDCCLICGNDVETQAHLFFDCSYSQKVLLQMESWCGFPLQTNRSMGMLSPKGNLKQKVHCLMVTACYYQVWMQRNGARMKQVLLRPEKVAAIIIEEVKNRIRRKITQPVSSNEKILLERWGVLGVS